Part of the Zea mays cultivar B73 chromosome 4, Zm-B73-REFERENCE-NAM-5.0, whole genome shotgun sequence genome is shown below.
TATTTGCTCCTGCGTGGTTGTCGCAGATGCTAGAGCGGATATATTAAGTAACACCTTCCCTCGTTAATTGAGATGCATATCATCATAATTCTTGGGGCACTTTTCCATCAAGTAGAAAATTAATTATTTTCATACACACACCATGAAGGGAAATGAAGAAACTAGAGGAAATtatggtgtgtgtgtgtgttgtgtGTGTGTGAGGCAATTTGTCAATGACGATGGTGTACCGTTGATCACTTATACTTCCGTGACTAGGGTCACAATCAGTTGCCAAATCACATGGTAGATTCGcctaaataaataacaaacagaTAAGGTATGCCACACCTTTAAATAAATACTAGTAATGCTCGTACGTGCCTaagatttctatttatttttttatatagAACATAAAAATATGCGTGTTTTTTTTAGTTACATAGATGTGAATGTGGGTTTAGAACCAACAACCATTGTTCAAATTCTTGTTTGTGCATCATTTTAGCTTTTTACCATTTAAACGTGGGGAACACGGTGACAGTGTAAATTGGTGTTTTTTTAATAGTAGAACCCCTTCGTTCTGGCATCATGATTAACTTACAGCTAGCCATGTACAAGGGTAGGTTTCATATTTATGTATTTCAAGATGCTACATATtttctttttaaaaaaaacttagtTAACACCATTATTTGAAGTGGAGAGTTTCATTCTACGCATAAGTAATATGCAAGACAATGTCTAGGGTAACAATGTAGATATAGTTTCATCTTCATAAAACTCATTCCAACTCTGTACCAATAATTGTTTGCCACATCATCCAAATTACTGACATGACACGccatttaataagaataaaactaaGTTATTGATATACGCGTGGTCATGGTAAATAAGTATCATTTGTGCTTACGCGTAACTAGCTAGAGTACTTCGATAGTAGCAATTAATACGTACTATGTTGCTCGCAATTTGATAGAATTATCATGAGACTTATACTTGATATAAGACTACACACACGAACCACTAGTAGAAAAAAAATTAACACCAGAATGTGTTCAAGTTATTGGCGATCGAGTAGTACTGGTATAAGAAAAAAAAACTTAGCCGGGAACATTTAGCACATCTTGGAATGGGGATAACTTTCTACGTAAAAAGTTGAATTGTAAAAATTTCATACCGCATGCATGTAGAAACCGTGTCAAGCTGCATTTAATTTGTTATGGTATAGTACACAAAATGTGTCGATATATTGAAGCACGAGGTAAACGGGTTTCACGTTTCAACCTGACCCCATACGGACGGTAGTGTGCTGCTAAGTTACCGAAATGCTTACTGCGACGGTAGGCTACGCGTACAATATCATATTGCGGGCCGCCCCGCCAGCAGCTGTCTAAAAGGCTACGCAAAAGTCTTGCTAGGAATAACTTAATCGGCAACTCGCGTGACTTGTTAGTTTTGTTTTGATTATTACTAATCCATTGTCAATTATTGCCACGTCGAACGATGTTGACACCTTGGAAAGCCGGAGTCGGAGGGAAAAGCACAAGTAAAAATTAACtagctgagtgcccgtgcgttgcaacgaaaaCACATAATACCACGGTACTGCTATGAGAAAAGGTTTCTTAATACATTTGTTATCCTATCCATACATAAATTGTATAGACAAACCAAGTCGCATCAACCCAAATCTAGAAGTACCCAGGAAATCCGATGCCATTTTCTAGTCATTAGAGTAACACCAATATCATTAAGCATGCAAAAATCAAAATACAGAAAGTCATCAGCACAGGGAGTAACTTGATAATGTTACAGGTGTCCCAGATTAATGACtctaaatagaaattattaacAAGGGGAAAAAGATGGTTCAAGAATATATCTGGAGATCAGAACAAGAACCAACAAAATACAATCCTATGTCCACACTAATTGTCTCATTTCATGAGATTTTTAAAAAAAACTGAATGTGGACATAGCAAAGAAAAACCAAACATATACAATGCACATATTAATAGATCAGACATGTGAGGTAGTTATGTTAAGTATTAGCAATACATAAAACAACTCATTACTGTAGTATGGACAGTATCACATTGCCTACATATTAAATCAAATATTCAGCTATATCAGTGAGACCGAACGCTTCATAGAAGGTCGGTTGTAGTTAACATGCCAAGATTAAAGTCGGTACGTAAGCCGCTGTTGCTGGACAACGACCGGACCATACATATGCCAGGTATGGAATGAAACCTCTATATAATCTAGATTGTAATCCATAGCCATATATATACACCTGTACGAAAGCACCATGGGTATCAACGATGTAGCGATAGAGCTCACCGTTACGGGCCCTGTTTGTCTGGGCAGAGATCCAGCGGAACTGCCTGAACAAATTGTGGGTCTTGATGAGTTCATGCATCTTCTCTATCTCCGCGATCTCTTCCCTGTCCTTGGACTTCTTGACATCATTGTACCCGGCAACGACAACAAGGTTTACCAGCTCCCTCAGCTTAGCGCACTTAGCAAAAGCTTCGACCAGCCTTGTTATGTCCTTCACCCTGTCGAGTCTTGCCATGGAGAAGAGGATGGGCTTTGACCGGTCATCCAGATGCCCACTGCGAATTAGTGATAACAATATCATCAGCAGAAATTTCCAAGCTCGAATCGAATTAGAAGAGAATACTGCGAAGGACGTCCATGTCACAACCCAAAAGGCCTCAAAGGACCAGGCAGGATAGCAGAAAGTACTCACATGTGTTCATCGTTTTGCTCCGGGTCATAAATCAAATTTTTGATTGAACCATGGAGAGGTGAGTCGCTTGGCCTTCTCGGTATGTGGAAAGTATATGGACATGTCAGCTCCAGGAGAGACTATATTGAACTTTGGATCGAAGACATCGATCCCATGGACAACTCGGAGTAAAGGCAATATGACTCTCATACTGTCCAACAATATTTTTGCTGAGAAAAAAAATTAGAATAAGTATATATATGAGCGTCTTGTAGAAAATTAAGAATAGCTATTATCCATATGTGATCACAGTCCATGCAAGATTAATGCATGAAAAAGCATGGATTGCATGTTACCATAATTACAATCAATACAGTAACTTAACATCAGAACAGTATATGCATGAGCGAGGTAAACATGATTCAGTGTGCATGCAAATTAATTGGTGaatgctaagtcccagaagaaatCTACAGTGGCCAACAAGACGGAAACAGAATAAAAACCTTCCAGCAATTTCTTGGTATGTGCTGGTGATGATAAAATCAGCATTGTTCATAGCAATTATATCAGTAGTGAACTGACAGGAGAAATGGTACTTCTCATCAAAATTCTTCCAAAATATGTCTGAATCTGGATACTTAGTCTTTTCCAGAGCATGAGCAATGTTGCACTGCAAGGACCATGCATATATGGTTAGTAACGAAACAAATGTAAGACCTCAAGTATGATTAACAGGCATACATGGGTAATTCCCATCTTGTAAGATAGCAACGATGCCACAAGATTTCCATCACTGTAGTTTCCAATTATGAAGTCTGGAGTACCTTGTAATTCAGTAGCAATTTCACCAGCAGCATCCTATATAAAAAAGGAAAATACAGCTTTTGTCAAATGGGGAAGACCATTGAAGTAGAAAATGTCATGTAAAAAAGAACCGGTACACAGAAAATTTGCATATAAGAAATCAACACTTGCAAAGGCAGAAATGTTGCTTTTTCATGCAACTCTACTGGAAATAATTTGGATTCTTACCTTTTGAGTGTTGGACCTTTTCTTAATATGTACTCTCTCCATTACAAGTTGTAAGTTGTCTTGCTTTCTAGGTATATAATTTTCACTGAGTTACATAGTAAAACTACAAATCTAGAAAAAAAAAACTGAATTACAATTTGAAATTGAGGGGGTATCAAATATCGTCTCCTAACTAACTATTCACAGATTTTACATTGTACCATGAAGTCATAAGGTACTTTCCTCAGATTTTTTTTCATTAAAAGAAGCTCAGCAAATGTTTCCAGATATGGCCACACATCAAATCTTGATATCCATTTCTTAAGTATCCCGTTTTCATTTCTGAAGGGAACTCGTAAAATGTAAGTATGTTGTGTTCCACTAATTCTCTCAAGCCGTTGATTGCATGATGTTCCTTTTGCATCTGGTATCAGTCGAGTAACCTAAAACAAATAAGTAAATAATTAAATGAGCCTTGCTAGGGTCTGATACCCCATAAAAAGTAATATCTCGAACAAATCGTGGCCATTGATTTTTGAAAATTATGAACCAAAATAACTAAGAGACCACAAAAGCAAATACCAATAAAATAAAAACAAATCCCCTAATTTTAGGTGGACGGCATCCCATCTCACTGGAAACCTAGGCCAGTTTGTGCACGCGCTTCCATGCATGTGACCAGAAAAGAACATCGTCTATGCAACTACTCTGCTTGTTAGCTGGTGTTTGGTTCCCCAGACTGAAGTTTAGTTGATGTCATATCAAATGTTTGAATATTAATTTTATATATTAAATATATGTTTAATAAATATGTCTTCTATTTTAGTCTTCATCTGTGTAATTAGATTTATAATCAGACTGGAGTTTAGTTCGTGTCATATCAAATTACCGACACTTAGGTTTAGATATATGCTATTTCAAGATATAAATTGAAAATGCCAATAAATTGAAAATTGTTAATAGCGGTTAACCAGGGTGTTTCGGATTCGCAGTACCATGTGATGTACACATCAAAATAGATAAAGGTAACCCCACAATTAAACTTACCATGCAATCGCTCGAATAGTGATCCATTTGAAACATACTCGAAGACCATCATCCAGATGAAGGGTTTTCATCTTCACAATAACCCACAAGGTTCATAAGATTTTTATGGTTTACACTCGATAAGGCTTCAACCTAGAAAGCAAGGCATAACCATCTTGAAAACTCAATATCTTACAGACTGGAAATAGAATGATCAATTTTATACCTTATTCATGAAATGTGCTTCAGCTATAACGAACCACAATGCACAGCTCATCTAGCAGTTCAGGAGCTGGTTTGATTTGTGCCCAAAAGAAGTACGTACATGAAAATCTAAGAAAAATAAACATTATATAGACTGGAACACATACTTTTAGTTCTTCAAAGTCCCTATTTGCTTCCATCAAGCCCTCTAAGGCTTTGATTGCTTTTGTAAGCTCCTACCACCAGTCTCCTCTTGCAATTTGTTCAAGTTAGTTACATATTTCAGGTCTTCTGACTTACCATTTGCTTCTCGTGATATGTAAACCATGGCCCTTTCCATTACCTCATTAAATATCCACTAACTGACTTCCTTTAACAGATGAAGATATTTGGAGATCAACCGAACAATATCCTCCATGTGTGCTACATTATACTAAAATAATTGTAGCATAAAAGGCGTAAGTAATATCAAAGTGTCTCCAATGAAAATGGTTATGCTAGCTCAACTAAGATAATATGGATCAAACCTGACCATCACCAGCATCAGTGAGCCTCATGCTTGCTGAGAAAAAATACTCATTATTGCCATTGCTCTCTCTAGCATTAAGTTAACGACCCATCCTATAGTAGTTAGATTAGATATGTTACAGGTTGACGAGTAAAGGATGACATGACTATACTCGAGTAGATAAGGTTAGCAAAATCATAAGTACAACAACCATTTGTGGAAGTAAACTTACCTAGTTCCTTTATAATATGGAAGATGGACCCCTCGCCTTCATGTCCAATTAGGTGACTTAGATAATGTCAAGGACCAATTGTGTAAAACTGGATGCTAGGTGTAATTGACCATATAATTCTTAGATAGCCCCCTTCTTTTTTTGACATAAGATGGTCCCCTTCTTCTATTAGCAGTGCTTTGACAAGATGTATAGCAAGTAGATATGAGAAATCACCCACATTTGCCTCTGACAAATAGAACTGCCAAATGCACTGGTAAATAGAACCATTAAGCAGTCCATCCTCTACCTGCAAATGTTCCCCTGAAAGAGGATGACTTGGACATTTGAAGCTTCTCTGATCAATGTTTTTTTGTCACTAAACATACGCTCAACCAAGCCCTGAATGTAAAGAACAACAATATTTCCAAACAATCAAATATAACCAAAATAATTAATATCCCATAATGCCCCTATATTGATTATACCCAATGTAAAGAATTGCTTAGCATATTGAGCCATCAGTTGTTTATGTATAGCTTGGGTTTGACAGTGCAGAATTCAGGAACCAAAAACTGCAAAGGAGAGAAAACGGGGAAGGAGCTGAGAGGACCTGCAGACGGGGTAGGACGCGCTCCGGCTCAGCCAGGCGTCGAGGCACGCGACGTGGAAGCCGTGCCTGCACTCGGGCATCACGCGCAGCGTCTCGCCGTCCCTGTACTCGCTGAGGCAGATGGAGCACATGGCGTCGGCCTCGGCGGCCCTGCTGGAGAAGGCGACCTTGGGGTAGGAAGCgatggcggccgcgtcgagcccgaCGGGGGAGCAGGCcgcggcggcggaggaggaggggtAAGCGTCGTCTTCGGGGGACTCGGACCCCTCCGCGACAAAGAGCACGCGCGGGACGGTGATGGAGAGGTGGCCGGAGCTGGAAGCCGTGGTGACTGCTTCCCCGGCCCAGTAGTCCCCGCCGCGGCCGAAGCAGAAGTAGAAAGCCAGCAGGAAGGAGGCGAACAGGATGAGGAAGCCGAGCGCGATGGCGATGGAGTAGCCGAGGCCCAGGTTGGAGAGCTGAGGTCGTGCCGTCGTGGAGCTGACCGAGGGGCGGCCGGAACGGACGGTTGGGCGCTCCATCGTGCGGACGGAGGAAGAAACGGCTGCTGTGCGCGCGACCATGGGCCGCCCAAACCTAATTGGAGTATGGGCCGCACCAAAAAAGCAGCCCAAAACGCCTGCACTGCTGTATTGTTGTATTGTCTTGCAAAACTTTAGTACCATATTGGCTAGTAAAGGAGACATGGAGCGGCTTATAAGCTTTGGCGCGGTGGCTGAACTGATCAGTTTCAAATGGTGGCTGAACTGGTGGTCAGTTTCAACTCGCGCAGGCATAAGAATTTTTGCTGGACACCTGCGTGTACGGCCTGTGGAGGCAGAACCAGAGCCATGGCAGAACAGGTCAAAGGCAGAACAAGTCAatggcagactactattgcttacttaataagtagtagagatttcggGTGTTATGGAGAAAAGCACAAGTAACTACATTTTGTTTT
Proteins encoded:
- the LOC103656008 gene encoding RING-H2 finger protein ATL67, which gives rise to MERPTVRSGRPSVSSTTARPQLSNLGLGYSIAIALGFLILFASFLLAFYFCFGRGGDYWAGEAVTTASSSGHLSITVPRVLFVAEGSESPEDDAYPSSSAAAACSPVGLDAAAIASYPKVAFSSRAAEADAMCSICLSEYRDGETLRVMPECRHGFHVACLDAWLSRSASYPVCRSSQLLPRFLSFAVFGS